CGTCGACTTCACCCCGCTGCGCGAGCAGGAGCTGACTGCCGCCGGTCTCGGCCAAGCCGCCTGAACCGAGAAGTGAACTAGCTGGTGACGCCCTTCACGGGAGCGGGCCGGTATACCCCAGAATCCTGCTGCGAGGGCCGGCCTCCAACACCGTGGCCCGCAGGTGATCCGATAGCGCTGCCGTGGGGGCGGGGGTTTGTGACGGTTCTTGTGGGCCCTCGCCGTATTTCAGAGGGATACCCGCGCTGTTCTGCCAGCGGCAGAACACCGGCCGGACCGGGCTCGACGATCACTACAGTCCAGTCTCATGACGACGATTACGACGCGTACGGTCGAGTATCCGGCCGACGGTTTGACGATGATCGGGCACCTCGCGCTCCCGGCCGGTGTCGACCGCCGGCCCGCGGTGCTGCTCGGACCGGAGGGCACGGGGCTCAGCGACGTCGAGCGCCGCAGGGCCGATGCTCTCGCCGAGCTGGGATATGTAGCGCTGGCCTTCGACCTTCACGGTGGGCGCTATTTGGGCGACCCCGAGGAGATGCTGGCCCGTTGCATGCCGCTGCTCGCCGACCCCGACCGGATGCGAGGCATCGGCCACGCGGCGCTCGACGTGTTGCGCACCGAACCGCGGACCGACCCCGACCGGATCGCCGCCGTCGGCTACGGCACCGGGGGCGCCATCGCGCTGGAACTCGGGCGCGACGGCGTCAACCTGCGCGCGATCGGGACAGTCAACGCAACTACCACGGGCCGACCGGGCGAGGCGGCGCGCATTCGCTGCCCGGTGTGGGCCGGGGTCGGGTCGGAAGACCCGATCAT
This Streptomyces decoyicus DNA region includes the following protein-coding sequences:
- a CDS encoding dienelactone hydrolase family protein, with translation MTTITTRTVEYPADGLTMIGHLALPAGVDRRPAVLLGPEGTGLSDVERRRADALAELGYVALAFDLHGGRYLGDPEEMLARCMPLLADPDRMRGIGHAALDVLRTEPRTDPDRIAAVGYGTGGAIALELGRDGVNLRAIGTVNATTTGRPGEAARIRCPVWAGVGSEDPIMPPAQRDAFTAEMQAAGVDWRLAVYGGALHAFHHPPVDHTVRPGVGYHPQHAQRAWRDVVDLLAECLPVTEGLGHDPGKHAGPGH